One Legionella lansingensis genomic region harbors:
- a CDS encoding NAD(P)/FAD-dependent oxidoreductase codes for MMNCDVDVLIIGGGPAGASTALLLARAGWSVAVVEKKKFPRPKVCGEFISATSAPLMQELGILDFYEKHAGPAVHRVGWLAADKMITAIMPHADNHLSKWGRALARDNLDAILLDAARSAGAQVWQPWTASELIDKQSHFVCKIATKEDCTEVSASLVIIAQGSWEKPLIKGIERGHENSDLLAFKTHFRHCALDQDLMSLISFPGGYGGLVHRDNQSVTLSCCIRRDILQTIRFENPGLQAGDAVLNYMMSTCVGIRSLFSSAQRCDPWLSVGPLRPGIRRCYLNGVFYVGNIAGEAHPIIAEGISMAMQSGWLLANALIKRAPTSCRKELALIGDNYTKRWHKQFANRIRAAACFAQVTTRSWPTNLLLSLVDQFPSLLSFAATLSGKTKVLPFS; via the coding sequence ATGATGAATTGCGATGTTGATGTCCTGATTATTGGTGGTGGTCCCGCCGGTGCAAGCACGGCCTTGTTATTAGCACGAGCGGGCTGGTCAGTTGCTGTCGTTGAGAAAAAAAAATTCCCACGGCCAAAAGTCTGCGGGGAATTCATTTCAGCGACAAGTGCTCCCCTTATGCAAGAACTTGGTATTCTGGATTTCTATGAAAAACATGCCGGTCCTGCAGTGCACAGGGTAGGTTGGCTTGCTGCAGATAAAATGATAACTGCCATAATGCCGCATGCAGATAATCATTTAAGCAAATGGGGAAGAGCACTCGCACGCGACAACCTTGATGCCATCTTGCTTGATGCAGCTCGCAGCGCGGGAGCTCAGGTTTGGCAACCGTGGACTGCTTCCGAATTGATTGATAAGCAAAGTCATTTTGTTTGCAAGATTGCGACGAAAGAAGATTGTACAGAGGTTTCCGCCTCTTTGGTGATTATCGCTCAAGGTTCTTGGGAAAAGCCTCTTATAAAGGGGATAGAGAGAGGACATGAGAATTCGGATTTATTGGCTTTCAAAACGCATTTTCGTCACTGTGCATTAGACCAGGATTTGATGTCACTGATTTCTTTTCCCGGAGGCTATGGGGGACTGGTGCATAGGGATAATCAGTCTGTCACCTTGTCATGCTGTATTCGCCGCGATATTTTACAAACGATTCGATTTGAAAATCCTGGTTTGCAGGCTGGTGATGCGGTTTTAAATTACATGATGTCGACCTGTGTTGGCATACGTTCTCTTTTTTCTTCAGCACAACGCTGTGATCCGTGGCTTTCAGTGGGTCCTTTGCGTCCTGGTATTCGAAGATGCTATCTAAATGGTGTATTTTACGTTGGTAATATTGCAGGAGAAGCTCATCCTATTATTGCTGAGGGAATTAGTATGGCCATGCAATCAGGATGGCTTTTGGCTAACGCTTTAATTAAAAGAGCACCTACCTCCTGCAGAAAGGAGCTGGCGCTGATTGGCGATAACTATACAAAAAGATGGCACAAACAATTTGCAAATCGCATTCGCGCTGCTGCTTGCTTTGCCCAAGTGACTACTCGGTCATGGCCCACAAACTTGCTACTATCTTTAGTCGATCAATTTCCTTCATTATTAAGCTTTGCTGCCACGTTAAGTGGTAAGACGAAAGTGCTGCCATTTAGTTAA
- a CDS encoding cupredoxin domain-containing protein yields the protein MLIALTSQPSLAKSANHIVIVRDDYFSPKTLTIKAGEKVTWVNKGSDEHDVKSSDAGFNSGDIAPSSSFSHTFAKPGRYKYICTHHSMLWFGMRGEIIVNNLRL from the coding sequence ATGCTTATTGCTTTAACATCACAGCCTTCTCTGGCTAAATCCGCCAACCACATAGTCATTGTGAGGGACGATTATTTCTCACCCAAAACACTGACAATCAAAGCCGGTGAAAAAGTAACCTGGGTAAACAAAGGCAGCGATGAGCATGACGTTAAAAGCTCCGATGCCGGTTTTAATTCCGGAGATATAGCGCCTAGTTCAAGTTTTAGTCATACCTTTGCCAAACCTGGGAGATATAAATATATCTGCACTCATCATTCCATGTTATGGTTTGGAATGCGTGGTGAAATCATTGTGAATAATCTTAGGTTATGA
- a CDS encoding methyltransferase, producing MMTKRSQEKELLDLGHEFYDKTEYKDCLKKLFLVNKYFGFFRSTQKLLKPAPKTATLIDVGCGSGLFLLHLSNYFPHMNMLGIDINPDAILEGQSELNRWRNRELAQKVAFATQELHEVLAIKNVDILLATLLCHHLSDEELVTFFQQAYQKTNWMVIINDLHRHRLAYWLFACFSPLLFRNRLITHDGLISIQRGFTRAELKTLLAKANIADYQIKWCWPFRWQIILKKN from the coding sequence ATGATGACTAAACGTTCCCAGGAAAAAGAGCTCTTAGACCTTGGTCATGAATTTTATGACAAAACGGAATACAAAGATTGTTTAAAAAAATTATTCTTGGTGAACAAATATTTTGGCTTTTTCCGTAGCACGCAAAAATTGCTTAAGCCTGCTCCCAAAACAGCAACGCTTATTGACGTTGGCTGTGGTAGTGGTTTGTTTTTATTACACTTAAGCAACTACTTTCCTCATATGAACATGCTGGGTATTGACATCAATCCCGATGCTATTCTTGAAGGACAGTCAGAGCTTAATCGTTGGCGAAACCGGGAACTAGCCCAAAAGGTAGCGTTTGCAACACAAGAGTTACATGAGGTGTTAGCAATAAAGAATGTTGATATTTTACTAGCCACCTTGCTCTGTCATCATTTAAGTGACGAGGAATTGGTAACCTTCTTTCAACAAGCTTATCAAAAGACCAACTGGATGGTGATCATTAATGATTTGCATCGGCATCGGTTAGCCTACTGGCTTTTTGCCTGCTTTAGTCCGTTACTTTTTCGTAATCGCCTGATTACCCATGATGGATTAATCTCTATCCAACGTGGTTTCACACGTGCCGAATTGAAGACATTGCTAGCAAAAGCAAACATCGCTGATTATCAAATTAAATGGTGCTGGCCTTTTCGTTGGCAGATTATCTTGAAGAAAAATTGA
- a CDS encoding F-box-like domain-containing protein produces MRKKRGDKNNKTLEENQENKFRLPEEIYLQIFSFLAPKNLRTEGEVKDLGNIGKVCRTFHRISLDNMLWRSFGSKMKFEQALVNIPDFKPQERIDIFVCGDPKIVDYVKKLPFSNEQSPFLLNVEYPYESNVTTQIKAYYWRIPHIFLICEGEDKENICKIVKQIHRTYHNQKPTIVLLKTAQDNFLPEGCIPFYRKGLELKTEFYSRLLSKLINLKRSIPPKEDTSVSKTTCILS; encoded by the coding sequence ATGAGAAAGAAACGCGGTGACAAGAACAACAAGACGCTTGAAGAGAATCAAGAGAATAAATTTCGGCTTCCTGAAGAAATTTATTTGCAAATTTTTTCATTCTTGGCACCAAAAAATCTGAGAACTGAAGGTGAAGTTAAGGATTTGGGAAACATAGGTAAAGTTTGTAGAACATTTCATCGTATCAGTTTAGATAATATGCTTTGGCGCTCATTTGGAAGCAAAATGAAATTTGAGCAAGCCTTAGTAAACATCCCGGACTTTAAACCTCAAGAGCGAATCGATATTTTCGTGTGTGGTGATCCTAAGATAGTAGATTATGTAAAAAAATTACCCTTCTCAAATGAGCAATCCCCTTTTTTATTAAACGTCGAATATCCATACGAATCAAACGTAACAACACAAATCAAAGCGTATTATTGGAGGATCCCGCATATTTTTCTTATATGTGAAGGAGAGGATAAAGAGAATATTTGCAAAATTGTTAAACAAATCCACAGGACTTATCACAATCAAAAACCGACAATCGTACTTTTGAAAACAGCGCAAGACAACTTTCTTCCGGAGGGTTGTATTCCATTTTACCGTAAAGGACTAGAATTAAAAACGGAATTCTATAGTCGACTACTTTCAAAACTTATTAATCTAAAACGCTCAATACCGCCCAAAGAAGATACAAGTGTGTCCAAAACGACATGTATTCTAAGTTAA
- the legP gene encoding Dot/Icm T4SS effector Zinc-dependent metalloprotease LegP: MAATLGKVMIADPVYGPRPVVYENIDGFAISEGDIILAKVANLSKKAAMITLKMGGSRWPNGVVPFEISEDLPFMNKLAVLQAIAHWQQKTNIKFVELTSKNRYEYHDYVAFIPAAGTTCSSYVGREGGRQEINLAPRCTTMNTVHEIGHALGLWHEQSRSDRANYIQIIWENIDEEHKYNFDQHLTDGNDFGEYDYQSIMHYGPYAFSKNGQKTIIPLVDGVEIGQREHLSEKDIAAANAMYPDV, translated from the coding sequence TATGGTCCCCGTCCAGTTGTTTATGAAAATATCGACGGATTTGCCATAAGTGAAGGCGATATTATTCTCGCAAAGGTAGCCAATTTATCAAAAAAGGCAGCAATGATTACTCTAAAAATGGGTGGAAGTCGGTGGCCAAATGGTGTTGTTCCTTTTGAGATTTCCGAAGATTTACCTTTTATGAATAAGCTTGCTGTGCTGCAAGCCATAGCCCATTGGCAACAAAAAACAAATATCAAATTTGTTGAATTAACGAGCAAAAATCGCTACGAATATCATGACTACGTTGCATTCATACCTGCGGCTGGTACCACCTGCTCTTCTTATGTGGGCAGGGAAGGAGGACGGCAAGAAATTAATTTAGCCCCACGTTGTACGACAATGAACACCGTTCATGAAATTGGTCATGCGCTAGGCTTGTGGCATGAACAATCTCGCTCGGATAGGGCGAATTATATACAGATCATTTGGGAAAACATTGATGAAGAACACAAATATAACTTTGATCAGCATTTAACTGATGGTAACGATTTCGGTGAATATGATTACCAATCCATCATGCACTATGGACCCTACGCTTTTTCAAAAAATGGTCAAAAAACAATTATCCCTTTAGTTGATGGTGTAGAAATCGGCCAAAGAGAACATCTAAGTGAAAAGGATATCGCCGCAGCTAATGCAATGTACCCTGACGTCTAA
- a CDS encoding ankyrin repeat and protein kinase domain-containing protein, with amino-acid sequence MVISYELKTGKQRLGRIDVDPENKIVSFAFLLEENSIAAKKEIEDYARRLFPFLQEVTLTEGFDLAGNCSELKLNLSDHNNLQAAISALDGYHSYKGKIPQRCRDDIDAIFKIDRTLERAHLNPSGTKQALSSQRQLALNQALQTELDKTTAADLIQINILLEMGAEINTQGEHSGWTAAHVAAVQNNFAVMQTLQEKGADFNRRSNLNAKTSLFYATEPQIVNLMLAGGASLSATNKAGEPAWQVLISNQIVNSEILLKQELDRGSEADGKVIQALIEAGASVYTRGSKGWTPAAIAIRTDNHQLQEFCSQQGVDFRQKTFAAYFPIPIVAEITVSSFELTQVSSYELLGFVNQVNENLKNLNQLIEAYNQESIPEKKLNLLNEIYREQKRIDGLFPTVYIEACQDYREKINVQLLSSIKEQFFNFNLQTAAEHLEITTDLWPSGTIQRIIANMAPQKANRMIEILSKGANFNKSKFENLFLPEEPGYMEFRNFLSGYSISFLGGENSKNFEIKKLTSSERFVLKVENRLEQPKSPDIHLRERSLKDVLTPITVERQIRSENRSTGKITTRTLLVTEYCEGGDLLSYARKQTSDDDRTQSALTIYSQMGEIIEGIRADGCVFPDMKNSNWLIGRAGSLKIADSKSFLFTDKSGRVEVGADKNRWHTLSSSKYMDPPEFGMWELGFNADKIHSYMLGKNLYQFLTGCDHTAFFKLGSQGTWQIKHQFTEEDFNAPVFQTEAGKKLKELIQEMVTYRSSDRITVQEAISKLHQIKAELLEQEQKKVYLLQQEKMAAELEVTETARKDCRQFLNGLELYKLGHNDREIDALIREKKMQIKAATTQTELAEIKEELQSSLLDIKEEIRRHELQTNCELILQDIEKYKCCKNDVAMKQFIKQKREELKTKNDEASFIEIEHDLFSALAIVKDNPVIKEIQEVVKSLRVRSSFFTVGMQAKASRIEAALANVPIMERGNIVQGKIATTKQVLTEMASHRTFFGKKEAPLTKDGAIDEKKAAQTYKLFKGKFADTNDNTRSESEQEERPIDQMDI; translated from the coding sequence ATGGTTATCTCCTACGAGCTAAAAACAGGGAAGCAAAGACTGGGACGAATTGACGTTGACCCAGAGAATAAGATAGTTAGTTTTGCCTTCTTACTTGAGGAGAATTCGATAGCGGCAAAAAAAGAGATAGAAGACTACGCTAGAAGGCTCTTTCCTTTTCTACAAGAGGTAACACTAACAGAAGGATTTGATTTGGCAGGTAACTGTTCTGAGTTAAAATTAAATCTTTCTGACCATAACAACCTGCAAGCTGCGATTTCAGCTTTAGACGGTTATCACAGTTACAAAGGAAAAATACCGCAACGTTGCAGAGATGATATTGATGCAATATTCAAGATTGATCGTACCTTAGAGCGAGCTCATTTAAATCCTTCAGGGACAAAACAAGCTCTTTCCTCCCAGAGACAACTTGCATTAAACCAAGCTTTACAAACAGAGCTTGATAAAACCACTGCAGCCGATCTGATTCAAATCAACATTTTGCTTGAGATGGGAGCAGAAATTAACACCCAGGGAGAGCACAGTGGTTGGACAGCAGCGCATGTTGCAGCGGTACAAAATAATTTTGCAGTCATGCAAACCCTGCAAGAAAAAGGGGCGGATTTTAATCGACGCTCTAATTTAAATGCTAAGACCTCTCTTTTTTATGCGACTGAGCCGCAAATCGTAAACTTAATGCTTGCAGGAGGAGCCAGTCTCTCAGCAACCAATAAGGCTGGTGAACCAGCATGGCAGGTTTTAATTAGTAACCAAATAGTCAATTCAGAGATTTTGTTAAAACAAGAATTGGATAGAGGCAGTGAAGCCGACGGTAAAGTGATTCAAGCACTCATTGAAGCAGGAGCTTCTGTGTATACCCGAGGTAGTAAAGGCTGGACTCCCGCAGCGATAGCTATCAGAACCGATAATCATCAACTACAGGAATTTTGTAGTCAGCAGGGTGTGGACTTTCGTCAAAAAACATTTGCCGCTTATTTTCCCATACCTATCGTTGCAGAAATCACCGTTAGCAGTTTCGAACTGACTCAAGTATCCAGTTATGAGCTCTTGGGATTCGTTAACCAAGTCAATGAAAATTTAAAGAACCTCAATCAATTAATCGAAGCCTATAATCAGGAAAGTATTCCCGAAAAAAAATTAAACCTATTAAATGAAATATACCGAGAGCAAAAACGAATTGACGGCCTTTTCCCCACTGTTTATATCGAAGCCTGCCAGGATTACCGAGAAAAAATTAACGTTCAATTATTATCATCCATCAAAGAGCAGTTTTTTAATTTTAACCTTCAGACAGCAGCAGAGCATTTAGAGATCACAACCGATTTATGGCCCTCAGGCACGATACAGCGAATCATTGCTAATATGGCACCTCAGAAAGCCAATAGAATGATTGAAATTTTATCTAAAGGTGCCAATTTCAATAAATCGAAATTCGAAAATCTATTCCTCCCTGAAGAACCTGGTTATATGGAATTCAGAAACTTTTTAAGTGGCTATTCCATCAGTTTTTTAGGTGGAGAAAACTCTAAGAACTTTGAAATAAAAAAGCTAACGAGCAGTGAAAGATTTGTTTTAAAAGTAGAGAACCGTCTGGAGCAACCCAAAAGCCCCGATATTCATTTGCGAGAGCGCTCCTTAAAGGATGTGCTAACACCGATTACCGTTGAGCGACAAATCCGATCGGAAAACAGGAGCACAGGGAAGATCACAACAAGGACTTTGCTCGTTACAGAATATTGTGAAGGTGGCGATCTGCTAAGTTATGCCCGAAAACAGACCTCAGACGATGATAGAACTCAATCCGCGTTAACTATTTATAGTCAGATGGGTGAGATAATAGAAGGGATAAGGGCTGACGGTTGCGTATTTCCTGATATGAAAAACTCCAACTGGCTCATAGGCAGAGCTGGCTCATTAAAGATAGCTGATTCCAAGTCATTTTTATTTACGGATAAAAGCGGCAGGGTAGAGGTTGGTGCTGATAAAAATCGTTGGCACACATTATCATCCTCAAAGTATATGGATCCCCCTGAATTTGGTATGTGGGAATTAGGATTTAATGCGGATAAAATTCATTCCTATATGCTGGGAAAAAATCTGTATCAATTTCTAACTGGCTGTGATCATACAGCCTTCTTTAAACTGGGATCCCAAGGCACATGGCAAATTAAGCACCAGTTTACAGAGGAAGACTTCAATGCACCTGTCTTTCAAACTGAAGCTGGAAAAAAACTGAAAGAACTCATCCAGGAGATGGTAACTTATCGATCATCAGACCGTATTACAGTGCAGGAGGCGATCTCTAAGTTGCACCAAATAAAGGCTGAATTATTGGAACAAGAACAAAAGAAGGTCTATTTGTTGCAGCAAGAGAAAATGGCAGCTGAATTAGAAGTGACTGAAACAGCTAGAAAGGATTGCCGTCAATTTCTAAACGGCTTAGAACTCTACAAACTTGGCCATAATGATAGAGAAATAGATGCCCTTATCCGTGAAAAAAAGATGCAAATCAAAGCGGCAACAACGCAAACAGAACTGGCAGAAATTAAGGAAGAACTACAATCCAGCCTGCTAGACATAAAAGAAGAGATAAGACGGCATGAATTACAAACGAACTGTGAGCTGATTCTCCAAGATATTGAAAAATATAAATGCTGTAAAAACGATGTTGCAATGAAGCAATTTATAAAACAAAAAAGAGAAGAACTAAAAACGAAAAACGATGAAGCATCATTTATAGAAATAGAACATGATTTATTTTCTGCTCTTGCTATCGTCAAAGACAATCCAGTCATAAAGGAGATTCAAGAAGTAGTTAAGTCTTTGCGAGTAAGGAGCTCCTTTTTTACTGTTGGCATGCAAGCAAAAGCAAGTCGAATTGAAGCTGCCCTGGCAAACGTACCGATCATGGAAAGAGGAAATATTGTTCAGGGCAAGATAGCAACAACAAAACAGGTATTAACCGAAATGGCTTCTCATCGTACATTTTTTGGAAAAAAGGAGGCTCCTCTAACAAAAGATGGAGCTATAGATGAAAAAAAAGCCGCACAGACTTACAAACTTTTTAAGGGAAAATTTGCTGATACTAATGACAACACTCGATCTGAATCTGAACAAGAAGAAAGGCCCATTGATCAAATGGATATATAA
- a CDS encoding ankyrin repeat domain-containing protein has translation MSIRFKELSTQLNLNVEHDNNEQLQALEHWCYEHISRDIRYFGNVAEKRQSYLSLAKYYLDEFVGSIPKNSAETPKFDNLNVIQYAAYRGYDHYLNSLSLPKNKWDEATIAGMTPLHLAALQGHVHTVQVLLAKGANPNKENNNSQLPIHCALTVAIAHESDLLKRKKDIFSLLKPYIQDITHRDDSGNSILHHTVINGFYELTKELLEENPELAFCKNNYHRFPIHTAILNQQTQIAQLLLAIKKVATLTDVEGRVALHYAACYGKPDMVQLCCDATPDINIRDSYGKTPLILAEEAKNTEGINILITNGADATLTDFGMD, from the coding sequence ATGTCAATACGTTTTAAAGAATTGTCTACCCAACTGAATTTGAATGTAGAACATGACAATAATGAACAACTTCAAGCCTTGGAACATTGGTGTTATGAGCATATTTCGCGTGATATTCGTTATTTTGGTAATGTCGCTGAAAAACGTCAATCTTATTTATCGTTAGCAAAATATTATTTAGATGAATTTGTAGGAAGCATTCCAAAAAATAGTGCTGAAACTCCTAAATTTGATAACTTGAATGTCATCCAATATGCTGCCTATCGAGGCTATGACCATTATCTCAATTCTTTATCATTACCAAAGAATAAATGGGATGAAGCAACTATAGCAGGAATGACGCCTTTACATTTAGCAGCACTTCAGGGGCATGTTCATACTGTTCAAGTACTATTAGCTAAGGGAGCAAACCCAAACAAAGAAAACAACAATTCTCAATTGCCTATTCACTGTGCATTAACAGTAGCTATTGCTCATGAAAGCGATTTACTTAAGAGAAAAAAAGACATTTTCAGCCTATTAAAACCTTATATCCAAGATATTACACATCGAGACGATAGCGGCAATTCAATTTTGCATCATACGGTAATAAATGGGTTTTATGAGTTAACAAAAGAGCTCTTGGAAGAGAATCCCGAACTTGCTTTTTGCAAAAATAATTATCACCGTTTTCCCATTCATACTGCTATTTTAAATCAACAAACGCAGATCGCTCAGCTATTGCTTGCTATAAAAAAAGTGGCAACATTGACCGACGTTGAAGGTAGGGTAGCACTTCACTATGCAGCCTGTTATGGGAAACCAGATATGGTTCAATTATGTTGTGATGCAACTCCCGATATTAATATCCGTGATAGTTATGGAAAAACCCCATTAATTTTAGCTGAAGAAGCAAAGAATACCGAAGGAATAAATATCCTAATCACAAATGGAGCAGATGCTACTTTAACCGATTTTGGAATGGATTAA